CGGCCGTTTTTGTGTGACCTCTCGTGAAGATGTGATAATGCGATGTTGTTGCGGGTGGGTGCGGCAGTTGGTGGGGGGTTTTGGAGTTGACTGTGGAATGATGCGGATGCGGCCTGTTCATGAGAATGAATGCGGATAGCAAAGATATTGAATCACGTCAGTCACTCTTAGCTGCATTTAAAGCGTTCATCGAAGTAATAGAACTTCTGAAGTAAGGTAATCAAGGTGATAATGAAGAGATGCCTAGTACCTTAGTAGACGATAATACATCTATGACTATATGCCCTCAATTGAGCAACGTGATATGACCTAAAGTCGATAAAGAAGCGTAACGGCACCCCTTAACATTCAGTAACAATTATTCCATTCGAGTCAGCTTGAATTGTTGCCAGGCTAAAGCAAGCTTAAAGATGTGTTCAGCGAAAGTGGCCCACGTCTATGCGCATGCGTCGAGCTAAGAGATGAAATTGAATCCCGTTACATTCCAACGCCCCGCCCGTTTGTCTACCCAAACCTGGCGAAAGCAAAGATAAATCTTCAACCGACAAAAGAAATACCGCCGCGACTACCGGCAAACGACTGGAACATGCGCCAAAACGCCCTCCTCTAAATCTTGTGTGAGTGGTTCTCAAGCGCCATACACGCATGCAATGCCTCAATCCATAGCTCGCACAGCTAACTTCATGCATCAACCTCATCCTCTTCCAAGAATCCCAGCCCGCTGTCATACTTTCTCCTCTTTCTTCCCGATGACCGCCGCGCCAAATCCCCCGCAAGCAGGCCTCTCTTCGCCCCGGACTCTGACCCGCCGATAGTTCCATTATCCGGCCCCTTACCCTCCGCTCCGGCCTCATCCTCCGCCCCGGGTCCCAGAAACTCCCGGCTCATCCCAACAACCCTCTCCAGCTCTCCCCTCATCCCCTCAATAACCCCCTTCGCCgcctccctctctctcaccATCTCCCCCTCCAACCCCCTCTTCTCAACCCTCAAATCTTTGATCCCCTCATGCGCAGCCCTCAACCCAGCATTCACCCTCTCCAACTCTTCCCTCAACTCCCTGACCCTCGCATCCCGCACCGCCAGCGCCGCACCACCTCGCCTCGTCACCTCCGCAACCTCCTTCGTCCTCGCTTCCTCCGCCTCAGTAAGCCTCTTCCGCAACGACCGGCCCTGCGCCACCGCGTCCGCAAGCTTCGTCTCCAGCTTCGCTATGACGTCTTCCTTGGCACGCAGAACCCGTCTCCCAACCTCAACCTGCGCGTCCTTGGTCGCCATGGCGTCGCGGTTCTCGCTCTCCATCTTGCCTACGACGCCTTCCAACTCGCTGATGTCACGCACGTAGCCCGCCACCGCGCCCTTGAGCCTCTCGACGCTGACTTCAAGCTCGCTCACGCGGCCCTCCTTTTCTTTCAGTCCCTCCCTCGCTCGTTTGAGCTCGCTTTCGAGTTCACCCATCACGGCGACCCGCGCACCCAGTTGTTGGCGGAGAGAGAGCTCTAGCTCGTGGTACTCGTCTATCGACGCCTCATCCTCCTTTGCGCGTTTCGCGAGGTCGCGTAGGCGCGTGAGGAGAAGGTCAAGGACCTCTGCGCCGCGGGAGGAGAGGGGGAGGGTTATTTCGCCTGGGGTGAGGTACTCAAGCTCCAGGCGGGCGGTACGCAATGCGGCGGAGAGGGAAGTCACGATCTCAGCGCCGTCGGAGCCAGGGAAGCCTAGGGCGCAGAGGGATCCGTTGAGGTCCTGCAGCGCGGCGGTGCGGTCAGAAATCGTGCGTAGGAGGCTTGTGATTTGCGTCTCGATTGTAGCGATGGAGTAATCCGACGCCGTGTCTTCCGGCGGAACGGCGGAAAGCTTCTGGGATAGTCGCTCGGTGAGAGCAGAGTACGACTCCAACGTGCCGGTGAGCTTCGACATCTCTAGTCTCAAAGAAGCCAACTCCTCTTCGAGCCGCTGCTTTTCAGGATCAGGGAGGTTCGCTTGCACACCAGTGTCCGACGGCGCTGAAACCACCACTCTCTGCTTCCCCCGAAGCGAAGAAGGCGTAGCAGGCCCAGCCGCAACAGGGCTCGTCAGCGGCGGGGTCAAGAACGAAGATCTCACCCGCGTGGGCGTACTACACTCCATCTCCGCCATCGTCGCCTCCCCAAACACCGTCTCATCGGCATACTGCACTCTCTCCCCGCACACCGACTCCGCCTCGACGGTATCCGTCTCCATAAAGTCGTCGGCGAACGGGTCCCGCGCCGCGAGCGTCCAGTCAAAGCAGCTCTTCTGCCTCGCTGACGCCGAAGATCTGTCCGCTAGCTGGCTCCTGAGGTCATCAACCTCCTTCTCAAGAGCCCAGATACGCTCCGTGTCGAGGATGATGGTAGCATTCTGCAGCTCGTAGATTTCCGCATCCTTTTGACGGAGTTGGTCGCGGAGAGTCTGGAGCTGTTCTTTTGCTTGCTTTGCGCTGGCGCGCTTCTCGGCTGTGATGGTGTTCATTTCTTCGCTGAGGCCGTTGCGGCGGATACGGCGCTGGACGCGGCCCGAGAGTACTTGGCGGAGGGGGAGGAAGTGAACTTCGCCGCTTGGGGGCAGGTCTGTTGCCGCGCCGGAGGGTGGGTTTGGCATGGAGTGACGGCGGCGTGAGGAGGATGATGATGGAGTGGGTGCGCCTCCGCGGGATAGAGATGTGCGGTTGATCATTGGAGTGAGGCCTGTTGAGAGGGTGCGGGTTGTTCGTGGTGTTGTTGATCCTGATGGCCCTGGGTCTGAGAAGCGGACTCGGCGTTTTGGTGCCTTGCGTGGTGTTTGGGATTGAGCTGGAGCTGGTGAAGGCTCATGAGCGGGTGCGGGCATGCTCCGGCGTGTGCGCCGTAACGCGATGGGCAGGTCGTCGTTGGTCATGGTGAAGTAGCTGGACGTCCTCGGTGGTTGAGCACAGAGTACTCTGATGATACGGGTTTAGAGGAGGGGGTGAATGCGCATGGAAGCAGGCAAAGTCGCGATGTTCCTGTGCCGGAACAAGACTTGGGGATAATTACGGATGAACACTCCCTTCAATAAGAGCAAGGTATCGTTGAACTCTGTATCGTGTGTCTCGTATGCCTATCCACTCCCTTCCTTTCATACCTGATAATCGATGAGCATGTTGTTGATGCCCGGATGGAGCTATTGTTTACACACTTCCTATTTGAGACTAGCGGCTGAAGCTCACCCCCGGCATTGGGCCCACCTTTACCGGCCCCGCCCGCCCCGCGCTCCGCACCCGCGCGTTCAGCCAATCGTTCCCGTCCCAGCCGCGGTCGTCCCAAACAATTCTCGGCCAGGCCTGCGACCGTCTCGCGTGTTTGGCGGCGTTCCTTATTCTTATTGTTCGCATCCCTTTCTGCCACTCTCGAGTCGCGACTGACGCGGTTGATGATGCCCCTGGGCTCGTGAGGTCGCGGTTGATGATGCCCCTGGGCTCGTGAGGTCGCGGTTGGGTTCTTTCGGACGCGATCATTGGTCAGAGCTTACAGCTAGGGCTTGTTCTTGTTGCCGTTGGACAGTTGTGCACTCACTCATGACAACGTTCTTCAAGATTGAGAATGGCATCTGCCTGAGAATATTGGATCACTAGCTTGTTGCCATGGCGAGCTTTGCGATCCTGACTATCGTGTTCCTTGATACACATAGCGATAGCAAAGGTAGCTCCAGAAAAGCATCTTACAACAAGACGCGAATGTTGTTTTCTCGGTTCCCTTATCCCCCTGCAGTCCCCATTCCCACTCTTGGACCCATGTCCACGCCAAATCAACGGCAGTCGACCATTGGATGCCACCCTGCATCTCGGCCCGCCCTCTGCATCTACTTTCGCTTCACAAATCTCCACCACACTCACATCCCACCTCCCACGCACACAATTTTCTGCTGCTGCATTCATGTTTGCAAATTCTGGCCACCGCTTCAACAAGGTCTGGTGGTGTAGTTGGTTATCACGTCAGTCTAACAGTTCGAGAGATCCATTCTCCCGTCTGCCACACTGGAGGTCTCCGGTTCAAGTCCGGGCTAGATCATACCATGGGCGATTGGTTTAGTAGTATAATGACCGCTTAGCATGCGGTAGGTCCTGGGTCCGATTCCCAGATCGTCCATTGATTTTGTCTCTTGCTCGTCATAATGTCCTGGAGGTGTCAATAACTTTTTTCCTATGAACATATGGCGGGCTTACTAGCCCTGGGGTACTCTTGAGGTATCTGGGGCAAAGTGGTGGATTTCATGCTTAGTGTTAGTATtcatattaaaataggtggGTTAAGGCCAGCGATTTTGGTGGTGACGAAGTGCAAATGAACCGGCGGTGTGTTGATGTCGCGGAAGGCATAGAGAAAGGGTTGAGTGTGTGCCAACGATTTGATGTATCTATCGACCGTAGGTGGCCCCTGCGACGCTGTCAATGCAACATTAAGCAACTATCCAATCTCGAATCGGGTGTCTGCAACTCTAAACTCCAGGCCTTATCTCATACCATCATGTGATTCAGCCAGGTACTGCAGGCTCGGCTTCTTATCGAATAATGACGTCGAATAGTAGAAGAAAGTTTGCTGTAGCAGGATCCCGACCAAAACTCTGTGACACACCTCTTCTGCAGACTCAAAGGCAATTCAGATCCGGCATTTGATTTAAACTATCGACGCTGGAGGGCCTCCTGCATTATCAGCAAAGCAATTCTCATCACTACACACCACATCTGGGTCTCCGGAAACCTCAGGGGACGAAGGGAAGTTGGCCCACGGACGGGAATGCTCAGTCGTGGAGGCCTTCATTCTTGGGGACCTTCATTGGTGAGGACCCTCATTCGTGGGCCAGCTTCCTTTCGTCCTCCCAGGCTTTCGCCATTATGTGTGTGCAAAGATTTGAACTATCCTCGGCTGATTCTCCAAAGGCTTCATCATTGCAATGATATTGATCGTACCACACTCAACGACTCCATTTTCCGGATCACAGTTGTCAACTCAAGAAGAGAAATCGCGAAAAATGGCTCTCACACCCCGAATGGAACCCTACGCCCGCCTCCGTTACCGTCTCTACGAAgctctcctccttctttcCATCATCCGTCCCATCGTCGGCCCACATGTCGTCTCCCAGCTCGGAACTTACACCACGCAGGATGTTCAAAGACGTTTCTTCAAAAACTTGGCATTTCTCTGCGACTACAGAAAGGGAGGAAGAACTGCAACTGCCATCGCCGTCGAGAACCGTTATGACTGCTACGTCTTCTGGGTTGCTTCAAACGAGGGCGCTGGAGATAAAGTAGTGGGTTTCCTTGAAGATGTACTCAAGACCTTGCGCGTGTTTTGTGAACCGATCAACGAACTGGATCGCGCCACAGCGGAGGTGGCATTGGTGGTTCGATGTACTGCGTTTGCCTCTGATCGACTCCGACAGGAAGCCAGAATTCTTCGTAATTCTGCTAGAAAGTGCCGTCTTTCTCTGGAAGATAGCGACGAGGAGATCGGTCAGTCATCAATTATTCCTCGCAGGCAATAATACCTACGGAGACTAAGGTTTTACGAATTCTAGATGCCCGGGTTGTCAAGTGGCTCCGACAATTTGAGAGTATGTCTTCCCATGCTACTCTGTGTCGGACAGCATACCGCTCGCGAAACGACGAGGAGATGCGGCGCATCGAGCAGCTCGGCCAAGATACCGAAAACGACCTGCGTCCGGAAAAGCTTGTCGAGGCGTTTCGTACAGTCAGACACATGATCGGCCGTCTAGCTGCCCGTATCCGCAGTATCAACCAGCTCCTCGATGACTGTAACCGTATGGAAGTACTTCTCAAAGTCTACCAAGTTGCGGCAGTCCAACGTCCCATTAGCGCGCCAGTGCCAGAATCGGATGCGCACACGACGTTGCCACGTATCCTGAACCGCATTCTACCCGAGACAGATGTCCAGCATGGATCGTGCCTGGACGTCCTTCAGCGACTGGAAACCCAAGTCAAAATTGAAGACCAAATCCAGGACAAGTTCAAAGAGGGCGCACTCCAGCCATGCGTCCACGCAGAGGTCCAGATGCTCCATCATTTCTATGACAGCGGAAGGAGGTACTTTTCGAATGACCGTTACGTCGCCTGCAGCAAGCCGGCGTGCGTTGGCTGTGAGTCTTATGCTCGTCACCATCCCGCTAGGGTCACTCTGCTTGACGCCCATCAGAAGGTATACCCAAATTGGGGAATGGTGAATTTGGTGGGCGGAAAGCAGGACCCTGGCTGGATCAACCAGCGGAAGATCATCAACGATGTTATTGGGGACTTGAAGGCTATGGTGATTGATCGTCTGGGCGAGCTACATGCGACGACGATGCAACGTCCAGACTCGTTTACGGAGATTACTGCGTCTTTGGTTGATGAGAGTGAATTTGGGTCGGAGACGGAGGGAGCAGATGATAGTGACGCCGGTCCATCTAGTGAAGGTAAGCGCCTTGGGTATTCTATGCGACGCAAAGCAAGAGTCCGATCGGCTGACATGATACGTTGCTTCCTCAATAGTTTTCAGCTTGGACAGCGCTATCGGAATACTGGATCTTTCAACCGAGTCTCAAGGGGCGGTTCAGATGGAACATAGATCTGGGGACATTGGAAATCTCGACAACGGCAATACGCTCCAAGATAATGAAGGCGAAGATGATGATGGCGGCGGTGCTCAGCTTTGATGTAGCAGGGACTAGAAATTTGACGCCAAACGAGTGTGTTTATATTCCTGCTATCTCCCTTCCGCACTTATTGTCTGTGTTGATTTTTTTACATGTTTGAATTTTCAAGTTTTTTCTTGTTCTTTTTTGTTTTTCCGGCTTCAAATCAAAAGAAAACGTCTTGCAGCACAAGGAGCCTGTAAAAAATAAAGTGCATGCTTAAAGCTTCGGTCGCATGGGTTTCGTCTGTACCATCTGCTGTGATGTCGTCTTGGACTTGATGTGCTTGTTCAGATTATCCATTTTGGAGTAATCCTTTCCACACCGGCACTGGTAATGCGGCCGCTTGAAATGAGTATCGTAGTGTTTCCTCATATCTCTCTGCCAGGCCATTCGCTTCGGGCACACCGGACAGATCACAGGTGTGCAATGGGTCCTGAAATGCTTCCTGACCAGATCATTAGTCCAACTGAGTAGTATTTGTTATTTTTGGAAGAGCTCACCTCCTAGCGCCAGGTGTGGAAAACAATATGTCACACCCAGGCCGAGTACAGAAGTAGACTCCATACCAGGAGTTTTCATCGTTCCCTAGGGGTATATCCTCCTCTTCAAACTCCGTCTGCGTGGTCTCTTTCCCTTCCTCGACGATGGGAAAGTCAACCGCGTCCTTTGGGCATACCAAGCCAATGAACGAATGTGTTGATACGTTTTGATCGTCAATCACTCTCGAACGATCCGGTTCAGTTCCAAACAAGGGGTACTGGCTGTGTCCCGAGCTTCCGCCCTAAAGAGCATTGGATGCACTGGGAGTACCGCAGCCCGCCTGTGGACCGACCGAACCGCCCGCGGGCAATTCTGAGGACATCTGACAGTAGACTTGGTCGGCAGAGAGCGCATCAGCATTGAAGTTCACGTGCTGAGCGGGCTCGGGCTGAAAGCCAGATATGGTCTCCTGCTTGGGATAGTCGTCTTCGGAGAGAGCAGTGAGGAACTCAAATTCCTGGCCTTCGTCAAAGGCCATCTCATCAAGGACTGGCGAATATCAGTAAATCGTTCTTGTAGACGAGTTCTGGGGCGTAGTGCATGTAACCTTGGTCTTTCCCGTCTTCAAAGTAATTCATCATCGCAAACTTCTCCAATCACTTTCCACAACTTCAACTCCTTCCACCTTGCCGAGTGCTGGAGGTGGCTATTTGCGCTATACATCTAAGGCGTTCTTATACCGACTGCTGCAGCCCATATCACGTCTCTGAAGCTGGATTTCACATGAGAAAGCTTGCCTATAAACATGAGATTGAGCCTTTCTTCTGTTGAGGTAAAGAGGGGATAATGTTAAACGTAAATTTGACGAGCAATCAGCAAAGGCTGCTATTGTAGGATTGTGCCAATAGGGTTCCCGGCGTATCCCATACTTCCGAGACGCATTGTGTTAATTGAAGGCTCCCAGTAGGCTGCAGACTTCCTGCTCCAATTGGCTGAACTACCTTTCCGTACTTCAAAGTAGCAGAAGTCATGACGTTCACGGGAGTTTCATTTGCAACAGTACTTTGGGTAGGCTAGGACTAGTATGAGCAATGCTACTGTGTATTACATGTGACAGAGATAAGGAGTGCCGACGTTCAGGCCAAGGTTCATCACATGGTCAAAGTCTAAATGCTAGCGGATCGATTTCCGGCAGCCCCGTACTGACTTTCAGAATCGAAGAATATCACCAACATTGAGGACAGAGACCTGTTCTGGAATATTGACGCATGTTGCTAGAACAGAGCGGCTGAGTCGGAAATGGCATTTCGCTTACGCCAAGCCCAAATCGGGCGCAAGAATCATTGCCATATTTCCTCTTAGCAGTTATGTTGATGATCTATAGATTGAAGTCGGACTTGGCTTACATCATAACATGCAAGCAATTTGATAGATGAAAACAAGGCGGACATCTCCAGCGGGCTTCAGGACACAAAGACTAAACCACATATCATGTCTCTTGCTAATGCATGTTCATTGATCATTACACCTACGGGTATCATCATCGTCACAGGGTCAGGTAGACGTCTATCGGTTCTGGTCAATCCAATCCTGCACCATGCCCCGGTAGTCCATCGGCGTGTAGCTCTCAAACAACTCGGCCCACATGCCGTCCTTCCGCGCCGTCTCCACCCCGACATCGCCGAGCAACATATCCCAATACGGCAATTGATCGAAAACCAGATCCGGATAACACCGACCGTGCCCGTACGGCGCCCGGTGCTGCGCCCACCGCTGGAACAACGCCGTCTCCTCAAAGACGCGGCCCGCGCGGCGGTCGACGTCAAAGTTGGGGATCCCGTTTTCAAAGTACGCCAGCATCCAGAGGCACTGCACCTCGAGGCGCATGATGTTGGCGAGGTTGCTGAAGGCGCCGAGGAAGACGAGAGAGCGGTCGTCGCGAGCGGCGAGGCCTGGGGGAGCGATGCCGCGGTAGAGGCGCCAGGGGGTGTAGGAAACCTCTGCTGACGCACCGGGGTTGAAGGACTTTGTCTTTGAGGATGTGGGGCTTTGGAAAGGGCCGTCTAGGAGGCGTGGGAAGCGCGCGCCGATGGCGGCGTCTGCCTTTGCGTTTGCGTCGTTCCAGAATGCTTCTTGTTTGAGTCCTAGAGATGTGGAGGGGATGCCGAGATCGGAATGGAGAGATGCAGGTTCGAAGTTGATGGTTGGCTTTGCTGAGAAGCCGGTTGATGTGACCAAGAGGTCGGCGGAGATGCTTGAGCCGTCGGTGAAGTGGATATTATGGTCGGATAGGTGATCGATGTCTTCGCGGTAGATTTGGACCGTGCCGTTGCGGACATACTcgaagaaatcgtcgtcgaagCTGAGGATACCAGAAGCAGTGCCGTACCTGTGGAAGGAATGGGATTAGTTACCAAGCCATTGACAACCATAATGAGCAGCTAAGCTTACCAGAACATGTTCTGCTCCGGCTGCAGCACCTTCGTCTTCTCGTCCGTCTGGTATCCGCAATCATTGATCGTGTCATGACGGATCAACTTCCAAAAAGTCTTGCTCAACACGCGGCCCACAGCGCTTTCATGCAGAAACCGTCTCACCCACGCGAGACCCGAGAAATCAGGAAACACGCACGGCGACATGAACGCGCAGATTCTTCTAGTTACAAGCCTTTCGCGCCAGACCTTGAACGGCCCGAGCTGCGTGAACGCCGGTGCAACCCACACAGGTCCGCGGCCGGAACGACGAATAAGCCACCGGACCTTGTGGCCTGTAGATGCAGCCAAGTGGACGGCGTCGTAGGCAGACTTGCTCCCGCCTAGGACTGCAACGGTCGTGATTTCGGGAGAAGAGAACAGTTCTGCTTTGGGACCAAGATCGGAAGAGTGGATGATGGGAGCGTTGAAGTCTTCGGAGCTGGTGATGTCGGGCATGTGCGGTACGGTGAGAACGCCCGTTGCGACGATGAGGCGTGTGCAGGTCACGGTCTTTGCTTCGCCGTTCTTTTCAACGTCGACGTTCCATTGCCCTTCATCTTCTGGGCGAGTCACCCGTACGACCTTTGTGTTCAACTGGATCTTGTCCCAGACGCCAAAGTGCTTTGCGTATGCGACGAGGTACTCATGCATGACCTTGCCAGGAACATGTTCGCCGATCTTGACCCCGAAGCGCTTGGGGTCCATAGGGAAGTCTGAGAAATCGATCGCCGAGACGAGGTTATTCGTCTTCAGGTTCGGGTAGATCTGCTCTTTCGACCAGACACCACCGACCGAGGCGCGGCCATCAAGGATGAGTATCTCGGCGGCTGGGTCATGCTGAAGGAGTGTCTTTGCAGCGCAGAGTCCGCTGGGACCTGCGCCGATGATGAGGGTATCGATTGTGGGCGCCATGATATCTGGTGATGAGATCCACGACTTGGAAAATATGGGAATCATAAAGATCGACAAAAGAATTGAGGGGAAGGGAAATGATTGCCATTTAAGTTACGACCACTAGGGTGATTGCAGCGTGCCACACGCCACCAGATAATCTCCAAAGGGGAACACGGCGGGAGCGGCGTATCCCCCGACCAGTCGGGAGAGTTTGGGCATCGCTGATCTCCTGAACTCTACCATGGAGATTGTTTTCCAAACAGGCCCAACTGAGTTTAGACAGTCAGCCCTGCCCGGCAAAAATGAGGACTTGGGGTTTAGCGGCACCAACGGCGCGGTGAGGGCTGAAAGTGGTTGTCTGAAGCTAACATCACAGTTGGGATACCTACGTCTGTGGACCAAAGCTATAAGCTGACAAGCCTAATTCCAAGCGGTTGGTCGAATCCAGAGGGGGATCTCGTATGGATACGGAGATTCAAGCTTCCTTAATCTGCGCCATCTTCGGCACTAGAGCTGCCGCTGGGCTCCCACACTAGGTAAGCGAACCACCATGCTGGATCAGCCACGCGACCCAGCAAGGGGAATGGAGACACGACATTAACAGGCCAGAGCATTCTAGAGGGTGAAGCGGCAGATGTTCCTGCGGCATGACAGTGCTTACACGCTGCGTTCCAGGCTCCAGGTAGTGGTCACGCTAGGTGAGGGTGCCGTGGGGCTGGGCCTCTGCGGCTGAGGTGAGACCGTAGAAGAGGATATGAGCGTGGCGTTCCCAGCTTGGAGCTTGGGGCGCCTAGCGCACGCCTTCCTCATCTACAAGGAAAAGCTTGGTGTGTTGTCTCAGTGTGGCGGATGGGATGAGGGGGTTCATGCACGTTGAGCTGAGGTGGTGGGACGGCATTTGTCCCCAGCCGGTGAAACTTACACGTTCCTCCTCATTTGATATGGCTGGAGGCGGTTGGATCGTGACTTCAGCCTGTAGTGTTTTGATCTTAGAAGCTACCATGACTCTAAGTGACTGCCTTTGGGATCCTACGAGTAGCCGAGACTGGCCCTAAGGTACGTGGCCTTTCATTCCTGGCTCTCCTGGAGCCGAAGTCGAGTCTGGACAGACGCAAGCCAAAACGTTACGCCGTTCGCCGAACCTgagctaaaaaagaaatcatCGTTAAGAAAAGGGgagaagaaaagaggctgATCACTTGCACGTGTCGTATGGAGTTCCGACGTTAGCTTTCGGATATCCCGCCGCTGGTGGGGGCTTCCTAAACCCCGGGAGCAAATCGCCAAGGGTTATGGTCCGTCAACGCTGTTTAGCCTGAAAATCACAAAGATCTAGATCTAGATTCTTGGTCAGCCTAATGGATGTGTGAATGAGTCAACGAAGCACGCTACCAAGGTCATAACTGCCTGCTGGTGGCAGTCTTGCTCCATCGGGATGGGATAATAGGTTCTCAACGTGTCAGTGAATCCCATCTAGCAGTGTACGTGACGACAAGATGTTTCCACTTCCTCAAGAATGAGAGTCTAATGTCAAATGTTacattatattattactccAGGTACTTTCAGTACTTGATGTTAGCGAGGCGTCTGATCGATGCCCTCGCTACAgcattagtatttttatcgCCTGCAGGCCGTCCCCGGGCGCCCTCATTTGTACTCGTAGCAGAAAGGACCCCCGTGAATATCCATCATATCAGCAACAATCATATCCTTGCCGAAATTAGGGTAAGACAAGGGATACTGCAGAGTGATATTCTCGTAGGCGGGATTCGTGGTGTAATTGAACGGATAGCCAAATATCACATCCGGGCCGCCGATATCCGTCTTGCGCGCAGGCCAGTCTGCAACGTTGCAAGGGTTTATTAGTACTTGCAATTAGTCATAAACAAAAATGCGACTATCCAGTCAGACCGAAAAGGAAGTAGACGTACCTCTACGCTGCCAGTCATTCCAAACCTTATCCAAAGCGCCATGGATGAAGTAGAAGACGGGGTCTCCGGGAGAGGAGTACATGTCAGCACACTAACGGGTGAACACGGGTCAGCCAAGTTGTCAACCAGAAACCATCAGTCTAGCAGGTAGTCACGGCTGCTTACATCGCCAACTGCACCGCCAATGCCAATGTGCAAGCCCGCATGCAAAGTCATGCCGCTAACCTGCATGCTATACCCCTGAATGGCCAGGTTGAATTCGGAAAATGTGGCCGCTGCGAGAGTCTTGTCGATGACCTCGTCACTAAGGGCACTCGTGATGATGGGTAGACTGAAATCGCGGCGCAGGCAGTGGGGTGTTGAGGTGACAGATAATCCTTAGCCCGTCAGCATGGCGAGTTTCAAACTCAATCGTCGTCTGAGGCTAGACAACGCAA
The Colletotrichum lupini chromosome 6, complete sequence DNA segment above includes these coding regions:
- a CDS encoding cofactor FMO1 FAD enzyme; translated protein: MAPTIDTLIIGAGPSGLCAAKTLLQHDPAAEILILDGRASVGGVWSKEQIYPNLKTNNLVSAIDFSDFPMDPKRFGVKIGEHVPGKVMHEYLVAYAKHFGVWDKIQLNTKVVRVTRPEDEGQWNVDVEKNGEAKTVTCTRLIVATGVLTVPHMPDITSSEDFNAPIIHSSDLGPKAELFSSPEITTVAVLGGSKSAYDAVHLAASTGHKVRWLIRRSGRGPVWVAPAFTQLGPFKVWRERLVTRRICAFMSPCVFPDFSGLAWVRRFLHESAVGRVLSKTFWKLIRHDTINDCGYQTDEKTKVLQPEQNMFWYGTASGILSFDDDFFEYVRNGTVQIYREDIDHLSDHNIHFTDGSSISADLLVTSTGFSAKPTINFEPASLHSDLGIPSTSLGLKQEAFWNDANAKADAAIGARFPRLLDGPFQSPTSSKTKSFNPGASAEVSYTPWRLYRGIAPPGLAARDDRSLVFLGAFSNLANIMRLEVQCLWMLAYFENGIPNFDVDRRAGRVFEETALFQRWAQHRAPYGHGRCYPDLVFDQLPYWDMLLGDVGVETARKDGMWAELFESYTPMDYRGMVQDWIDQNR